The Triticum aestivum cultivar Chinese Spring chromosome 5A, IWGSC CS RefSeq v2.1, whole genome shotgun sequence genomic sequence ATCATAAGAAGCAACAACAAATCAAGAACCGTATATGCCTCCACCTGTTTTTGGCTATGCATATAGGGTTATTCGAGATGCCCCACAAAGATTTATTTTATGTAGAACATCTATCCTTTAGTCCATCAACTTTAAAGCTAGTAAGTTACCACAACAGTAATGACGAGATGCTTTTTCTGCTACGAATGTTCTCAACAAAATGTTGCGCAATAAATTAGGTGATCAGTGTTCATGATTGGTTGCTTAATTTGCTTTGTGGAGAAATATATGTTTTATATCATCAGTATGATTATGTATCTGATCATTTTAAGATGAATAACTCAAAAAAGGGGGACTATGAAACGTGATTGTCTTTGTGTGCTTCTTTCATTTGATATGACTTATTTTAAATTTGCCAAACTAATTTTTCATTCGTTCCAGTGATTTCAGGAGGATGAGAACTTGCAGCTGAAGCTATGAAGTTTATTTTCGGCATCACTCTACTTACAATATGTAAAGTGGTTTCTTAATTTTGTCCAACTGGTATGTCTTGCACTCTTCTAGTTTTAGTGTAACAACTAATCAGCTATATGTTATAATTGATATCATGTTTCTATTTGCTATGTATCTTTGAGTGATATGGTCCGAGACTAGAAATTACAATTAATCCATTCATCCCAAATCCTCGCATTGAGTCAACGAGTGAACCCAATGGCTAAATTTTCTGGCTCCGTCCCTGCCAGAGCATAATCTGGTGTGTATGGCTTCAGTTGAGAGACATGGAATATCGAGTGTATGCGGTACCGTGGACTGGGTATAGGGCTGAAGCTTGAGCAGAACAGAGTCTTCTCCCTCAAATGATGGCTGTGTACGATTTCTGTCAGCCTTCCGTTTGAACCTGTTCTGAGAGCATGCCAACTGCCCCGGAGCCAACCATTGTGAGTCGCCCAGTCCAATTCAGTGCGAGCACCGACCTCCCTTCGGCCATCCTGAGAGCAAGATGTTGGCCACGCTTGCCGTCAAACCGACGGCCGAGGCAACTTTGGACGCCATGGCCACCATGAGCGTGCTGCCAAGGTGCGGTCGCTTGCGAAGGAGTTCGGGACGATTGAGTTCCGCAGCTGCAAGTTCAATGGACTTAGCAATGAGACTGGATAGCTCGGTGACCAATCTAAAGATCCTCGGCGCTGATGCCTCCCAGGAACAGGCCGGGTGCACGTTATTGAGGCAAACATAACCGCCAACATTCGTACGTGCGTGCGCTCTGGCACAAACAGAACTGCCAACATTTACTAGCGAGTCCCAACAAGGACGACAAAAAGAACCCATGTATATAAATTCTTTGTCGAGCCAAATATTAGCAGCAGGAGTTCACAGTGCATGATCAGAAACAACCAAGGGAACAACAGCGGTATATATATGATAAATTATCTACCCCCATTTCTCCACCCCAAGAAAATCATGGGTTTCAAACGCACCCGGTAACCAAAATACAAGCCAACAGCCAGCCTGCATTCCTGTCTATATCTGCAGTTATCAGCTTCTCCTCCGCCTTCAAGTCAGGGTGTTGGAAAGAATCACCGCCGCGGCTTCCCTTCCATGTCGGTTCCTTTACATTGCAGCCGCACAACAAAATGTCAGTTGATGCCGCTGCAATCATTTGTCCTCACTGGATCTTTCTTGGCAGCACCAATTGTCCCCCCAGGCCCCAATTAACCAATCAGCTATACAATGTCCAGGCTCACAAGTCATCACCCACCGCCGCTACTCCTGATGTTGTACAATCAGTAGACTCTTCTATTGTTGTTGTTTCTGTATCTACTAAGCTAGTATCACCATGTACCCGCCTATAAAAAAGAACATAAGCTGCCGACGTCTTTATGCTATCCTCGTTCTCAAGACCTGAGACACAACGGTCGTCAAAATCATACCACTTCTTTTTCCCATCATTCTGCAACAGAAGTTACCTCGTGTGAGAAGCTGACTAAGCACATGCAGTGTTTGCTTAACGGGCTAAGCACATGCAGAGAATAACAAACAAGTCAGCGGGGAAAAGAACACTTACATAAACATATGCAGTGTAGTGACCTCCTCCCATGCTCCCATAGTGGTTACTGACAGCATACAGTTGATAGTGGTTGGACATCTGCCCGCTTCTGTCGCGGATATAACTCGACAAGTCAAGATCATGAATCGGGAAGTCCACATATGTATCCAGCTTGTTTTTTGTGTAGCGACTGTATGAAAATCTTTTTAGGTGTATTATGAGGATCTCCGGTAACCTCCAAAGGTCTAGTTTCTTACTAGCTTGTCGGTGTTCTTTACAACCTGGGCAATACctgtgaaaagaaaatgaaataaacaTGAATACTTGTGCATGCTTCTATGTTTTTCCTCCAGCAGTTTTTCTACTTCTTTGGGGAAGTAACTCAAAGCAAGAGATTATAAAACAGTGATACATGACAATATCGATGAAAAATAATTACCACATGTCCTCTGGGCCCAATGGTTCCTCCTTTATAAATGCTTCAAGACATGCATACAGGGAACAGGTTTCCTGTGGTCTCCTTGTAAACAGCACGATCTTGTAAACCTCAGGAAGCGAATccaaagaatcaaggttatattGCTTGAGACCATTATCCTGCCAACTCACAGACACAATCAAACGCTTCTGCAAATTGGAAAGTGTAATAGTTTGATCCATTTCTATCTTCATGCGCTGGTTCGGGAACCTTTCAGTATTCAAGAAAAATAGCATGCCACCTTCAGTCGTCATGTCATCCTCACCAGCATTAGTGTTCATGCTGGAGCACTCTGCAGCATCGGAGCTCATATCGATGTCTGAAGTTTCATTCACAGGGCTGCTTTTGCCAGTTATTTGATCAGCATCCAAAACATCATCTTTTGGTTCTCGGAATGGAGTCAGAGCTTTTAGGAGAAGATTGTAGATAGTACGCCCATCAATTGTGTCGGGGAGATTTGATACAAGAGGAGTGCCAAAATTCTTCCAAGACTTCCTACCAAAACTAGAGATGGAGGACCTGTACATAAAAGGGAGATTTTGTCGTAAGAAGGCTCTATCTGTACTTCTTAAGcagataaaacaaaagaaaacagacgATGAAGGCGTTGATATCCAACTTTTCTTTTCTTTCAGAAAAACTGAGATCTAACTTTGGCAGCACAACATAACAGACAAGGCGATTATACTTACTCCATACGTTCGCTTTTGAACACCACTACAGCTGCACCTTCACTGTCTTTCGGAAGTCGATATGCAACCAATTTATCTCCATCTCTGATCAAGGAGATATCATCAGAGGGATCCTCCAAGTAGCGGATGAGAGAACTATTGTAAACCTACATGTAAATATCATAAAAATATAGTAAGGAAGCATGCAGGGGATATGTAGTAGCTTTTGGCACAAGAATGATATGCGGGAATGAATAATACCTCAGCAACCAGGAGGCGCTCGTCGTCTCTAAGCGAACAAGCATTGCTTAACGCATTGATGAGTGTCTTAAAGTCTCCAGATTTTGGTATACTCACAGTGTAAGGAGATGGCCCAATAGAGCCGTCAGTACTAAAGACTGTTACGGTCATTGTTCTCATTGTCGTTGAAGGCAGGGGCAAAGATAAATACATAAACGGGTCAAACGTTATGGAAACTTTCTTGCAAAGTGGGCAAACTAGCGTAGACTTGTATTGGCCCTGTCAATGAAGCACCAAAGATGGTCAAAAGTTTGACAAAGCATACAAGTTAAAGGAGCCAGAATAAAAATCGACCATTACCCACATTCATTCCACCCAAAAATAGTGTGTATGGATATACCAGTTTGATCACGAATTACATAGGTTTGAAAAGGGATTCTACTTGCTCTTTCATTCGATATATGTATCCACAAGAATAACGTATAAAGATGCATTGCCTTCCGTATGGGCAATAGGCAGTCCAACGGAATTGCCTGGGCACTGGTATCACAGCTGTTTAGGTGTTGATGATTTGACTTGCTGATACCCAGCCCCTCACTGACACCCCTAATGGATATTAAAAGGACTAGGAAATGGCTTCCGTAAGTATGGGAGGAATCTAACAGCAGATAACCAGTAATTTCTTAATTCATCCACAGGAAATAGAAGATAATTCAGTTAAGAGTAGTGGCTACTTTAAATGAGATATGAGATGGCATATCTTACAAAAATCAAGAAAATGCATGCGCATAAAACTAACCTGGCATGTATCAACTATAATGGAATCATTTCGAGCTAAATGGTTGCCCCAGTACTCATCGGCGACCTCTTCATCAGGACGACCATCTGAATCCTTTGCTTCAGCATAGGGTTTACATTTGACACGATTCAAATCTTCATGTAGTCCATCCAATAAGAAAGCAAGAAGCTCCTACAAATAGCACAGGAAAGTCATCTGTAAACCAATCTATTGGCACTCACAAAACATTCCAGGTAAATACTAAACACTATGTGAGTTTGCTAAAATACTACTACATGACTCGGAAGTGTGAAAATAATACAAAGGAAATAATCAACACCCTCAAGAAATATAAGCAATTAAACAGGGCTAGTTTGGTTGCTGCCCTGGGCTGCATGCCTGGGCAGGAGTGTTGTCTGACCCAGGCCTAGGACTTCGAGTTTTCTAGCCTGGTGAGGCAGCCTGGACTAGCACCTGTCTCGAAACAGGGCCTGGGCCTGGTAGGCAGTATACACATAACTGACGCATCAGCCCACAACCCACCTGCAAATGGATTGATTAGCGCCAGGCAGCCGCTGGCCACGGTCCAGGCAACTAGAATCTGACGCCTGACAGGCTAACTACTGGCCTGAGCTATGCAGGCCAGGCTAGCTCTATTATTTTTAAGGGTTCCAACCAAAACAAATAGCAGGCAGAACCCAGGGAGGCTCCAGGCCAGGCACCACATAGCGTGGATGCAAACCAAACTAGACCACAAACTCACAGGATTCTGGCATTGTAAATTATCGACAGGATTAACACAGTAGCAAGTAACATGACTCGTAAATTTAGGCTAATTGATTCTGAACGTGAAAATGGAAGTAGGATTAAGTGTCTTAACACATTGCCAACCATGCTAAAAACATCTGTGTCTTTCAGAAAACAAGAAATTTACTAACCTGTGAATCATGTTGGTTAAAGCCACTGAATTGGGGGGCAAAGCGTGCAAGTTTTGCCTTAAACTGGCGAGGAGAAAATGAGGTTCCGTCAATAGCCCACAACTTCCTCACCAGATCTCCAAATGAATAAGCAAGCTCCCCCTATTTAAGAAACATTGTCTAGATGAGCAACGGAATAAAAATTAAGAATAAATGAACTGTGTTTATGGTAAAAGAAATTTCAACATGCCTTCATTCCTAGTGGGTTCTGGGTGTTTATTTCCTTCTGGTAATCTCCAAGAAAATAGTCAACCAGCTTTGAAGTATGAGCCAAACACTGGACTGCACTGTTCATGAAACATGTGTTTCCAAGATTGTCTAATCCTATTAAACCAGAGCCAACTTGCTTACAGATTCCACCTGATGAATCCAGATCCATGTCCATGATGCCACCATTGCTCAAAGC encodes the following:
- the LOC123102082 gene encoding ubiquitin carboxyl-terminal hydrolase 8 → MPSSPLAASDAASTSGPGPASAAPADDDDRVFLVQHRWWREAQEGAEIDAHGIPYAAAPSGAPSYGFRGVLSLLMSDNAAFTLRRADDLLQPEASAKAGARSYALVAADLFGKARTWHSDSLKSNGKSSLLTEEASVNIYPIMLRVSVTRGTNALTVKISRKDNSAENFKRANKILASESEPVHIWDFSGRTTFILMNEWNRMPQDPRSSDQEMPLEIQFYDISEPPANGAAGRKDELALTMGSSALSNGGIMDMDLDSSGGICKQVGSGLIGLDNLGNTCFMNSAVQCLAHTSKLVDYFLGDYQKEINTQNPLGMKGELAYSFGDLVRKLWAIDGTSFSPRQFKAKLARFAPQFSGFNQHDSQELLAFLLDGLHEDLNRVKCKPYAEAKDSDGRPDEEVADEYWGNHLARNDSIIVDTCQGQYKSTLVCPLCKKVSITFDPFMYLSLPLPSTTMRTMTVTVFSTDGSIGPSPYTVSIPKSGDFKTLINALSNACSLRDDERLLVAEVYNSSLIRYLEDPSDDISLIRDGDKLVAYRLPKDSEGAAVVVFKSERMESSISSFGRKSWKNFGTPLVSNLPDTIDGRTIYNLLLKALTPFREPKDDVLDADQITGKSSPVNETSDIDMSSDAAECSSMNTNAGEDDMTTEGGMLFFLNTERFPNQRMKIEMDQTITLSNLQKRLIVSVSWQDNGLKQYNLDSLDSLPEVYKIVLFTRRPQETCSLYACLEAFIKEEPLGPEDMWYCPGCKEHRQASKKLDLWRLPEILIIHLKRFSYSRYTKNKLDTYVDFPIHDLDLSSYIRDRSGQMSNHYQLYAVSNHYGSMGGGHYTAYVYNDGKKKWYDFDDRCVSGLENEDSIKTSAAYVLFYRRVHGDTSLVDTETTTIEESTDCTTSGVAAVGDDL